A window of Sedimentibacter sp. MB31-C6 genomic DNA:
GTAATCTGAGCACCTCTCATGCCAACTTCTTCCTGAGAAGCAAATCCTCCTACTACATCAACTGCTAATGAATTGTTATCAAGGAGTGCTTTCATTGTTTCAATTATACATACACAACCAAGTCTATTGTCAAAAGCCTTCCCTAAAAGTGTACCATTTTTATCATTATATTGCAATGTAACATCAGGCATTACTGGATCTCCAACTTGAATACCAAAGTCCTCTACTACTTCATTTCTACTTGTAGCTCCTACATCTATATAAATAGATTCTAAATCAAGTTTATCGCTTGCCCTTTCTGCATCAGTCATAAAGTGAGGAGGTTTAGAAGTAATAACACCAGTGATGATTTCACCCTTAGTATTTTTAATTTTTACAGTATGAGCAGGAATGTTAGAGTTAATCCATCCTCCTACATTTAAAATACTCAAAAGACCTTTACTTGTTATATGTTGTACTATAAATCCTACTTCATCACTATGAGCATCAAGCATAACAATAGGTTTTTTTCCTGTATTATTTCTTAATTTTGCAAAAACATTATTCATGCTATCTGATTCAATATCAAATTCTGAACCATATTCTTTTATTACCTTCACTACATCATCTTCAAATCCCGAAGGACCAAAAGCGTTAGTTAAATCTCTTATTAAATTAATATCTACCATTTTATTTTCTCCTTTTCATTATTGTTGAGTGCGCATGCACAAAAAAATAAATACAATATATTTCATATTCAAATAGCTCAATACAAAATGACTATTGTAATGAGCTATTTGAATTGATTATTTTTTATTATATATGTGACAGTATACATAGTGGTTTTCAGATATAGTAGTTTTTACTGGAATTTCAGTCTTACAAATATCCATACACTTATTGCATCTTGTATGAAATTTGCAGCCTGAAGGAGGAT
This region includes:
- a CDS encoding M42 family metallopeptidase codes for the protein MVDINLIRDLTNAFGPSGFEDDVVKVIKEYGSEFDIESDSMNNVFAKLRNNTGKKPIVMLDAHSDEVGFIVQHITSKGLLSILNVGGWINSNIPAHTVKIKNTKGEIITGVITSKPPHFMTDAERASDKLDLESIYIDVGATSRNEVVEDFGIQVGDPVMPDVTLQYNDKNGTLLGKAFDNRLGCVCIIETMKALLDNNSLAVDVVGGFASQEEVGMRGAQITSQVVAPDLAIVFEGSPADDLYYDEFQAQCALKKGVQIRHMDQSYISNTEYISYAKDLADKNGIKYQSAVRRRGSTNAGKIHLAHKAVPVLVLGIPSRYVHTHYNFCALEDINSTVDLAVEVIKNLNDNSLNKIFKR